One region of Kytococcus sedentarius DSM 20547 genomic DNA includes:
- a CDS encoding ISL3 family transposase, translated as MPDGTCTTPDLTTFCRLDGLGLEVTGQRLEPDRAVLACRVVDDDRWCRRCGCEGTVHDVVTRRLAHEPFGWRPTTLLVAVRRYRCTGCARMWRQDTTAAAEPRAKISRGGLRWALLALVVQHLTIARVAEALAVAWDTANDAVLAEGRRVLIGDPARFEGVKVVGVDEHVWRHTRKGEKYVTVIIDLTPIRDDTGPARLLDMVEGRSKAAFKTWLAERPQAWRDAVEVVAMDGFPPAAPLTRSIAAGGAPTGFKTAAAEELPCALAVMDPFHVVRLAGDALDSCRRRVQQDLHGHRGLKNDPLYRARRTLHTGEDLLTDRQRERLIVLFTNPDHVEVEATWGILQRMIAAYRHPDRATARAAMTAVIDALRDGVPAALVELRRLGRTLNQRAADVLAYFERPGTSNGPTEALNGRLEHLRGSALGFRNLTNYIARSLLETGGFRTHPGLG; from the coding sequence ATGCCTGACGGTACCTGCACCACGCCTGATCTGACGACGTTCTGCCGCCTCGACGGCCTCGGGTTGGAGGTGACCGGGCAACGCCTCGAGCCGGACCGGGCGGTGCTGGCCTGCCGGGTCGTCGATGATGACCGGTGGTGCCGGCGGTGTGGCTGTGAGGGGACCGTGCACGACGTGGTCACGCGACGCCTGGCACACGAGCCGTTCGGGTGGCGACCCACGACGTTGCTGGTCGCGGTCCGCCGGTACCGGTGCACCGGCTGCGCGCGGATGTGGCGGCAGGACACCACTGCGGCGGCGGAGCCGAGGGCCAAGATCTCCCGCGGTGGGCTGCGCTGGGCGTTGCTCGCGCTGGTCGTGCAGCACCTGACCATCGCTCGGGTCGCCGAGGCGTTGGCGGTGGCGTGGGACACCGCCAACGACGCCGTCCTGGCCGAGGGCCGGCGCGTCCTGATCGGTGACCCGGCCCGGTTCGAGGGGGTGAAGGTGGTCGGGGTCGACGAGCACGTGTGGCGGCACACGCGCAAGGGCGAGAAGTACGTCACCGTGATCATCGACCTCACCCCGATCCGAGACGACACCGGCCCCGCCCGGTTGCTGGACATGGTCGAAGGCCGGTCCAAGGCCGCGTTCAAGACCTGGCTCGCCGAGCGGCCACAGGCGTGGCGTGACGCCGTGGAGGTGGTCGCGATGGATGGGTTTCCCCCGGCTGCGCCGCTGACGCGGAGTATCGCAGCGGGCGGTGCCCCCACCGGCTTCAAGACCGCAGCCGCCGAAGAGCTCCCGTGCGCCCTCGCGGTGATGGACCCCTTCCACGTCGTGCGCCTCGCCGGGGACGCCCTGGACTCCTGCCGCCGCCGGGTCCAACAAGACCTCCACGGCCACCGCGGCCTCAAGAACGACCCGCTCTACCGGGCCCGGCGCACCCTACACACCGGAGAGGACCTGCTCACCGACCGCCAACGAGAACGACTCATCGTCCTGTTCACCAACCCCGACCACGTCGAGGTCGAGGCCACGTGGGGCATCCTGCAACGGATGATCGCCGCCTACCGACACCCCGACCGGGCAACCGCCCGCGCGGCGATGACCGCCGTCATCGACGCCCTCCGCGACGGCGTGCCCGCGGCCCTCGTCGAGCTCCGTCGCCTCGGCCGGACCCTGAACCAGCGCGCCGCCGACGTCCTGGCCTACTTCGAGCGGCCCGGTACCTCCAACGGACCCACCGAAGCCCTCAACGGCCGCCTCGAACACCTACGCGGCTCCGCCCTCGGCTTCCGCAACCTCACCAACTACATCGCCCGCAGCCTGCTCGAGACAGGCGGCTTCCGAACCCACCCTGGATTGGGATGA